CCGCGTCCGTTCGGGGCTCATGAACTGTCCGACGGCACGTTGAAATACATCTGCCTGCTCGCGGTGTTCATGGGCTATCGGCTCCCGCCGTTCATCGCGCTGAACGAACCCGAGACCAGCCTGCATCCCTCGCTGCTGGCGCCATTGGCGAGGCTGATCGTCAAGGCATCGGCCCGCGCCGACATCTGGATCGTCACCCACTCGGAACAGCTGATGGAAGCCTTGCGAAGCGAGAGCTCGGTCCCGCTTCGCCGGGTGATCAAGCAGAAGGGCGCCACAATGATCGAGGGCGTGACCCTCGGCGGCGAGTATCGGGAGGAGGAGGCCGAGGATGACGATTCTTAGCCGCTTCAAGCTACCGTACGACTGAAGGCATAGACTCTGATGCTGTCATTCCGGGGCGCGCGTAGCGCGAGCCCGGAATCCATCAGGCTACCATTGATGCGGATCAATGGATTCTCAGGTGCGCAATTGCGCACCATAGTTCGCGCCAGAAGGCGCGCCCCGGAATGACGATCGGAGGGAGGCGCGTCTACGCCGGCCGCTTCAAAATCTTCACCAGCTCCCCGTGCACGAACTCATTCCCGCACACGACGTCCCCCGTAACCAGCGCGTCGCCCGGCGTATTGATGTCGCTCACGGTGCCACCGGCTTCGCGCACCATCAGCATGCCGGCGGCGATGTCCCAGGATTGCAGGTTGCGCTCCCAGTAGCCGTCGAGTCGGCCGGCGGCGACGAAGGCGAGGTCGAGGGAGGCGGCGCCGAAGCGGCGCAGGCCCGCGACGCGGTCCTGGATCGCGGTCATCTCGCGGCGGAATTCCTCGTGGTCGCCGCGGCCGATATGGGGCAGGCCGCAGGCCACCACGCATTCGTTGAGCTGGCGACGGCCGGCGACGCGCAGGCGCTGGTCGTTGAGGAAGGCGCCCTTGCCGCGCTCGGAGATATAGAGCTCGTCATTGGCGGGGTTGTAGATCACGCCGGCGATGATCGTGCCCTCGCGCACGAGCCCGATCGAGATCGCGAATTGCGGGATGCCGTGCAGGAAGTTGGTGGTGCCGTCGAGGGGATCGACGACCCAGGTGTGGCTCTTGTCGGTGCCCTCGCGCGTGCCGCCCTCCTCGCCGATGAAGCCGTAGCCGGGCCGGGCCTTGGCGAGGTCCTGGTAGAGGATTTCCTCGGCGCGCTTGTCGGCGAGCGAGACGAAGTTCGCCGGCCCCTTCAGCGAGACCTGGAGATGCTCGATCTCGCCGAGATCGCGCTTGAGGCTGCGGCCGGCGCGGCGCGCGGCTTTGACCATGACGTTGATAGTGGCGGAATACAGCATGAGCTCTGGTCTTGATCGGGGGAGGGGGCGCCAAAGGGCGCCATTTGAGGGGATTGGGTGCCCCGCGAGGGGCCAAAGGTCAAGTCATTCGGGTCACTTGCGGGTCGATTGCGGGCCATTTGGCGTCAGGTCA
This genomic interval from Bradyrhizobium guangzhouense contains the following:
- a CDS encoding inositol monophosphatase family protein, with the protein product MLYSATINVMVKAARRAGRSLKRDLGEIEHLQVSLKGPANFVSLADKRAEEILYQDLAKARPGYGFIGEEGGTREGTDKSHTWVVDPLDGTTNFLHGIPQFAISIGLVREGTIIAGVIYNPANDELYISERGKGAFLNDQRLRVAGRRQLNECVVACGLPHIGRGDHEEFRREMTAIQDRVAGLRRFGAASLDLAFVAAGRLDGYWERNLQSWDIAAGMLMVREAGGTVSDINTPGDALVTGDVVCGNEFVHGELVKILKRPA